A genomic stretch from Helianthus annuus cultivar XRQ/B chromosome 1, HanXRQr2.0-SUNRISE, whole genome shotgun sequence includes:
- the LOC110940276 gene encoding E3 ubiquitin-protein ligase PUB23 isoform X2 — translation MTDLHDDVEVPSFFLCPILLEIMKDPVTLSTGITYDRDSIEKWLFVHKKGVCPVTKQVVDDIELTPNHTLRRLIQSWCALNPSSGVQNFPTPRIPITKTEIIKLLNDSKLPHMQTNSLKRLKTVVLENEMNKRLMESVGAVDQLASIVNNMKNSITSSSPPRDTTPADEALSILYHLNLSPTGLKSLSLNTGDFMEMLTNKMQRGASRETRTYAVMLTKSILEGTKATLKILINVCGWGRNRIKAAEAGVVPVLIETLLNSTKRRVSEMILVLLDQICECAEGRAELLNHAGGLAVVSKKIFRVSSVASEKAVRILHSVAKFSGNQSVLQEMLQVGVVGKLCLVVQVECGKKMKGHATEVLKMHSRVWKSSSCIPYNLISSYPC, via the exons ATGACCGATCTTCACGATGATGTTGAAGTTCCTAGCTTTTTTCTATGCCCGATTTTACTCGAGATCATGAAAGACCCGGTAACGCTCTCCACAGGGATCACATACGATCGCGATAGCATCGAAAAATGGTTGTTTGTTCACAAGAAAGGTGTCTGTCCCGTAACCAAACAAGTCGTTGATGACATCGAGCTCACCCCAAACCACACCCTTCGACGATTAATCCAATCGTGGTGCGCCCTTAATCCTTCATCCGGTGTCCAAAACTTCCCCACACCTCGGATTCCAATCACAAAAACTGAGATTATCAAACTCCTCAATGATTCAAAGCTTCCTCACATGCAAACCAATAGTTTGAAGAGACTAAAAACCGTTGTTTTAGAGAACGAAATGAACAAGCGGTTGATGGAGTCGGTTGGAGCAGTGGATCAGCTAGCGTCCATCGTAAACAACATGAAAAATAGCATCACATCATCATCACCGCCCCGAGATACCACCCCAGCCGACGAAGCGTTAAGTATTCTTTACCACCTTAATCTTTCACCAACCGGTCTCAAATCTTTATCTCTAAACACAGGAGATTTCATGGAGATGTTAACGAACAAGATGCAACGAGGCGCCAGTCGCGAGACACGAACTTACGCTGTCATGTTAACAAAATCAATATTAGAG GGCACAAAAGCAACACTAAAGATACTAATCAACGTTTGTGGATGGGGTCGAAATCGGATAAAAGCGGCTGAGGCAGGCGTGGTGCCGGTGTTGATCGAAACCCTACTGAATTCTACAAAAAGGAGAGTCTCCGAGATGATTCTTGTTCTTTTGGATCAGATTTGTGAGTGTGCTGAAGGGCGGGCGGAGCTGTTGAATCATGCGGGTGGTTTAGCGGTGgtttcgaagaagatattccggGTGTCATCTGTGGCGAGTGAGAAGGCGGTGAGGATATTGCATTCGGTGGCGAAGTTTTCCGGTAACCAGAGTGTTTTACAGGAGATGTTGCAGGTGGGGGTGGTTGGAAAACTTTGTTTGGTGGTGCAGGTGGAGTGTGGAAAGAAGATGAAGGGGCATGCAACTGAGGTTTTGAAGATGCACTCTAGGGTTTGGAAGAGTTCTTCTTGTATACCTTATAATTTGATTTCTTCATATCCATGTTAG
- the LOC110940276 gene encoding E3 ubiquitin-protein ligase PUB23 isoform X1, translating into MTDLHDDVEVPSFFLCPILLEIMKDPVTLSTGITYDRDSIEKWLFVHKKGVCPVTKQVVDDIELTPNHTLRRLIQSWCALNPSSGVQNFPTPRIPITKTEIIKLLNDSKLPHMQTNSLKRLKTVVLENEMNKRLMESVGAVDQLASIVNNMKNSITSSSPPRDTTPADEALSILYHLNLSPTGLKSLSLNTGDFMEMLTNKMQRGASRETRTYAVMLTKSILEVTDQPMQLTLLNPNFFLQLIQILMDQISKKGTKATLKILINVCGWGRNRIKAAEAGVVPVLIETLLNSTKRRVSEMILVLLDQICECAEGRAELLNHAGGLAVVSKKIFRVSSVASEKAVRILHSVAKFSGNQSVLQEMLQVGVVGKLCLVVQVECGKKMKGHATEVLKMHSRVWKSSSCIPYNLISSYPC; encoded by the coding sequence ATGACCGATCTTCACGATGATGTTGAAGTTCCTAGCTTTTTTCTATGCCCGATTTTACTCGAGATCATGAAAGACCCGGTAACGCTCTCCACAGGGATCACATACGATCGCGATAGCATCGAAAAATGGTTGTTTGTTCACAAGAAAGGTGTCTGTCCCGTAACCAAACAAGTCGTTGATGACATCGAGCTCACCCCAAACCACACCCTTCGACGATTAATCCAATCGTGGTGCGCCCTTAATCCTTCATCCGGTGTCCAAAACTTCCCCACACCTCGGATTCCAATCACAAAAACTGAGATTATCAAACTCCTCAATGATTCAAAGCTTCCTCACATGCAAACCAATAGTTTGAAGAGACTAAAAACCGTTGTTTTAGAGAACGAAATGAACAAGCGGTTGATGGAGTCGGTTGGAGCAGTGGATCAGCTAGCGTCCATCGTAAACAACATGAAAAATAGCATCACATCATCATCACCGCCCCGAGATACCACCCCAGCCGACGAAGCGTTAAGTATTCTTTACCACCTTAATCTTTCACCAACCGGTCTCAAATCTTTATCTCTAAACACAGGAGATTTCATGGAGATGTTAACGAACAAGATGCAACGAGGCGCCAGTCGCGAGACACGAACTTACGCTGTCATGTTAACAAAATCAATATTAGAGGTAACGGATCAGCCCATGCAACTCACGTTGTTAAACCCTAATTTCTTCTTGCAGCTCATACAAATCTTAATGGATCAAATCTCCAAAAAGGGCACAAAAGCAACACTAAAGATACTAATCAACGTTTGTGGATGGGGTCGAAATCGGATAAAAGCGGCTGAGGCAGGCGTGGTGCCGGTGTTGATCGAAACCCTACTGAATTCTACAAAAAGGAGAGTCTCCGAGATGATTCTTGTTCTTTTGGATCAGATTTGTGAGTGTGCTGAAGGGCGGGCGGAGCTGTTGAATCATGCGGGTGGTTTAGCGGTGgtttcgaagaagatattccggGTGTCATCTGTGGCGAGTGAGAAGGCGGTGAGGATATTGCATTCGGTGGCGAAGTTTTCCGGTAACCAGAGTGTTTTACAGGAGATGTTGCAGGTGGGGGTGGTTGGAAAACTTTGTTTGGTGGTGCAGGTGGAGTGTGGAAAGAAGATGAAGGGGCATGCAACTGAGGTTTTGAAGATGCACTCTAGGGTTTGGAAGAGTTCTTCTTGTATACCTTATAATTTGATTTCTTCATATCCATGTTAG